The sequence aggttacttgagcaaacactaatccaacatcataaccatgacaaccatcaacaccactttgctcaaggcctaaggttccatgttgctagaccattaacatattaaccatcattattgcatatgttcatcagtcaagattatgacacttttcaacatcccaaaagcatggctaagcaatctacccataaaagacacctaaccataaaccatctaggttccaagggatgataagggaaaatctagggaaaaccctaacataggtgactacccatcatattgacagacattgcatgcaattttgtaaaacaaaatatttaaaaacataggttcaatatgatcaaggacaattgccttctccttgctactgctcagtgtattcttgctcctggtcttgatgttcctcaaattgatccgagaCGTTGTCGGCTAATAGCACCATAACcggcaaataaacaaacaagatacactaagaatagagtacaaaacaaaagaacaacgagataaaaactgattagaaagaaagagcactgaaaaacgaatccatcggcacaagaatcgcttaaatcggagctacgatgaaaaagttagggctaaaacaagtctagggttaaatctggaaaagagaagggcttattttgaattaaacagaaagttcagggacctttttgtaaaaatagagggacctaaatgtaattataaaaaagtatagggacttaactgtaaaaagacagggctctttttgttatttcagaaaagtctagggggctaatttgcaaaattaccaatttccaggaattaccagatttatttttatactggaaaacaCCTTTTATTGCGTGGCAGCTAACTGGATCTGACTAGGCATGACACATGGGCTGAGCATTTGAGGTGTCGCACACGTGGAAGGGTGACGAGGCATGGGATGCTGACTGGTTTAAAGGTGACACGTGGCGAACTGCTACTGGCCAACGAAGGGGTATAGATGCGATCTAATCTCAGCCGTGGGTTTTGGATCCGATGACTGAGGGGGAATCGGGCGGCCGGAGAGGAGAGGGATGGCGGCGACCGAGGGGTAGCGGCGGCGCTTTCGCCGAAGGCAGGTGCTGACCTCGTTGCCGGCCTCGGAGCACGACGACGAGCGGTGGAAGACGACTGGAAGGTGACGACGAACCCGTTTTGAGGCTTACTAAAAGCGGCACGGCACCGGAGAAGCttggcgacgacggcggcgactTCGGGCGGTTGGAGCTTCGCGGGGAGGGCGCTACGGCTTTGGGAACTCGTCGATGAGCTGGGGAAAAGTTTTGTGGTGTTTCGGGGGAGGCGTAGGGGCGCACATATATAGGCGGGGAGGCTCGGGTTGGCCGGGCGAGTCCGAGTAGGGTTCGGCGATGGTGGGGCCaaatccgagctcggtttcGTCGTTTAAAAGCGCAATTTTTAGGGATAAGGCcggttagagatagaggaggTCAAGGGGTTTGATTTGGCAAATTTCTAGAAGCTCTAGGGTTCGGGATGGCTCAGATTTGAACGGGAGGCGGTGGCCGGCATGTGTTCGTGTCCGAGTCGAAGTCCGaccgaaggaagaagaaaggccTGACATGCAGGGCCCACATGTCGGGGGCTCAGGAGAAAACGGCTCGGCGCGGGGCGTCTTCTGCTGGCGCGCAGGAGTGCGCTGAGGTagggcacggcccaggcgggagagAAGGCTGAGGCCGGCTGTTGGGCTGAGGCTGAAGGAGATCTGGGCTGGGGAAAAAACAGCCCGAGAAAggatttattctttttcttttctttctaaattcaaatccaagtttcaaattcaaaatcaaagcaaaatctcttcaaataaattccatcaaaacccaaataaaaatcctatttgcttaattcagcatgaatgccaaataatcaattatatcctatgtcaaatatatattctttcatataaaataggattttactcttttaaattatttaaactcattttaaattttagcaaattttaaaaaatttctaaaggtgaaaaattagggtgttacaaacctacccccttggaatgaatctcgccctcaagattcacatggagcagagaagagatgaggaaactctgctttcagatcttcttctttttcccaagttgcttcatcttccgagtggtgactccattgcactttgcacattggtattaccttggttctggttactctttccgATCTCTCAAGAATTTTATCAGGATActctatataggagagatcttcttgaacatccAGTTCCTCCATTGGTAATTGTTCCTCCggcactcgaagacacttcttcaactgggaaaTATGGAAAACATCGTGCACATCTGACAGTTGAGGCGGtaattccaactgataagctacctctcctctcttatccaatatcttgaagggtccaatgaatcttggcgataactttcctttaactttaaatctacgaagacccCTTATAGGCGAAACCTTAAGGTAGATGAACTCTccaatttcgaaaaccaattctcttcgcctgttatcagcataacttttctgtctggaTTGTGCAATCCTAAGATTTTCTCGAATTATCTGGACTTGCTTTTCTGCATCTCATAGAACCTCTGGGCCAAAAAACTGACTCTCTCctgtctcattccagaacagtgatgttctacatttccttccatagaaggcttcaaatggagacatttggaggcttgtttgataactgttgttatacgagaactcaGCATAAGGCAGACTTTTGTCCCAACTCTTACCATACTTCAGAGCACACactctcagcatatcttccaatatctgatttaccctttctgtctgaccatctgtttgaggatgataggcaaaactaaaattcaactttgtgtccatagactcatgttgcttctgccaaaacttagaggtaaactgggttcctctatccgaaacaatcttctttggtactccatgcaaatatactattcttgacatatacaactttGCTAGTCtagctccactatatgtagtctttaTAGGAATAAAACGGGCGACCTTAGTCAAatgatcaattaccacccaaatagaatcatatccattcTGGGTATCGGGCAATccaacaatgaaatccataccaatctcctcccattcaggtatcttcaagggttgcagtaaacctgctAGTCTCTGATGTTTTGCTTTGACTTTCTGACAAGTAACACATAGAGCTACGTATtttgcaacttctcttttcattccataccaccaataacgatccttaagatcatgaaACATCCTGGTAAAAAGAaaggcggtggtgccacaaagttgaaagaacatttgacAGGGGTGCGGATtaatgttatacattgtgatatgGTGCCTCTAGATGTGCGTGATTATTTTAGACGTGAGCTGaatagggcaagagataagaggaagagaAAGGCTGATGAGAGGTTTCGGACGCAAGAGTCAGCAAGAGTTCAGATAGATTTGACAAGCAATAATGAGGAGACAGAAGAGGAACAGGTGTAGCGTGTCATGGCTTGATTATGTTCATCCATTATATGCCTTCCTCCGATTTGCTGATCAAGATAAGGTGCCAACtttgagtgaggtgctcctgagatacaccgTTGTCAAGCAGGAGTACGATTTGTTGTATCACAATGATAGGGATTCTTTTGAAAAGTACATGGTAATTGTCGATCGCAGAATGTATGATCTAGCGAATGGGACCTACATGAATGCCGGTGATACACTCCTACCACTTGCATTCTTATTGTACTAATGCTTATGGTTctaatgcttatggtactaatgcTTTGATTATCAACTCGTATGGCACGGGTCCAAACTTGTTTGAAGATCTTCGGGAGGCATTCGAGATGACGACCGACGGTTTCCTCCTCAATCGCGGGAAAACTCCAGAAAACGGTCATGGAGATCAAGACAATTCCGTTTGAATTGTCTCGATGGTTTCCTCTCTTGATTTCGGGGCGGGATTTGGTGGTGGAAATTGATTTCAAGTCAGTTATGGATGGGGAAATGATGGAGTTAGAAGGAGTCTCTAACGAGTGGGTCCGGTTTGACAATGATAGAGAGATTTAGGATATTACACTATTATTGCTATGTGTCTCTATTTTTACAGCTATACAGGGCATAAGAGACCATCAGTAAAGTGACCATCATGCAGTTTAATCGGAGGTAGTCCGTAAAGACGGATATAATTAACCAGAAGCTTCATGAAGCCCTCAGAACCAGGATGACACAATCGTTAGATGTAGTTaaatatgtgtgtgtatgtggCGTATGTGATGTCATTGAAAACTTCTACTTTATGAATtcaaatgaatgaataaagaatCAGTGTTTGCCATCGGAAAGCTTTGAAGCACTATATTCCAAGAAACAAGAAGTCCTCTAACTCAAATCGATCTCTTCCACCATGATTGTTTACTATCTTTCAGCTCAATATGGGAAACTTTGAACTCAATTTCCAGCATTTTGACTAAAAAAGTCAACTAATTGAACTcaaaattttgttgaaaaacaAAGGGTTTCAACTCAAATTTTACGTTGCAACTATTGTTAGTAGCGGGCTGTTGTCGGATGCCTTGTTGTGGCTTGATGGTTGTTGTCGTGCTGTTTCCAGCATAGTTGGGGGATGTTTGTGCTCAGCTGGTCAATTGATGCAATGAGGTTCTGCCCCGCTGCTCAATACCCTATTGGTGGGTGTTGTCAGCTGCTGGTGGTATTTGTATGCCCTATTGGTGGTACATTTTGCTGGTTTCTGTTGATATGAGGGTGTTGACGCTGCTGATGTTGGGCATCCCTGTTGTTGGCCAATGATGGTGTGCTGAGGCcaaaggagaaggaggatgatTGGCAAGGTTCATGTTGCCCTAATGTTGGTTGACAATGGCAATTATTGCCCTATTTGTGAGGCTGTAGCTTTGTTTAATATGCTAATGGTGATATGTTTTGGCCGGTGATGATAGAGGCCAAGAGGGATGTGAGATGCTTTGTTGCCATGACTGAGGATGCATGGGCCGAGGTCGAGGGATAAATGTGAAGGTTCAGAGTAGCTAAGCTGATCGGTGGGCTCCTAGGTGTGAGACTGTTTGAGACACCAGTTGTAGCTATGCGAGATGATGTGCTCCTGGCTTTTCACTCTTTCTTCTCCGTTGCCTGAGGTTGATGATACGAGACCGATGATGCTTCGGGTTGCCTACTGGTCAATAATGTTATATTGAGACCAActtcttttatttctaactctgtTATATTGCTATTATTGCTATGTGTCTCTCTTTTTACAGCTATACAGGGCTCATGAGACCTTCAGTAAAGTGACCATCACATGCCGGCGACAGGCTCAGCGACCTCCGCGACGACATCATCCTCCGCGTCGTGTCCCACCTGAACCCACGCCAGGCCGTGCAGACGTGCGTCCTGGGGCGGCGCTGGCGCAACCTCTGGCGCTCGCTGCCCCGCATCAACGCCGAGTTCTTCGAGTTCAACGCCAAGTCTGACACCGAAGAGGGGGACGAGGTGTTGTTCAAGAACTTCGTCGACCGATTGCTGGAGCGCCGTGACCCCGTCGCCCTGTTGGACAAGTTTTGGCTCAGGTACTCGGTGTCCGACGGCGACGACCCCCACGCTTCCGCCATGCTTTGGAGAAGAAGGCTCTGGCTCTGGAGGTTGTCGTGCTGGCTTACCCATTGGCTCTCCAACGTTTTTCTGCGCCACGGTTTCTTTGAGCAGCTCAACAGGGGTTGTTCCGCACTGGAAGATATGTTCTTGTATGACGCCATCATAATAGATCAGGAGTTCTCCTCCCAGACACTCAAGGCCTTGACCATCGATTACTCTCGGTTCTCAGATGAGTACCAGACTTCTATTTCTATTCAGAGCCTCGTTCATCTGAGCATGGAATGTCCTGCGGGCAGAGTACCTTCACTACAAAACATGACGTCACTAGTGACAGCATCAATTCGAGTCTTGGAGGAAAATGTGGTAGCCGATACGCGTCAGTTTCTCAGTGGACTTTCTGGTGTTAGAAACTTGGACTTGAATTATCCAGGAAAAAAGGTACGCTTCTTGATCTCGCTTGGTTATCAATGAATTTCCCTTGTCTTAGATAACAATGCATCTTCAGGTGTGTATCGATACGGGAAACTAGGACCTAAGCGTTGATCCTTCACAATTAAACTAGAGTCACTGCATATCCTGACAGTGCGGAACTGTGGCTTGGTTCCTATTCCACGATGTAATTATACGACGATTCATGCTGTCTAGTGCCCATTCAGTGCAATCTAATTCATGTGCCCAGCTCATTTTTAGATTCATGAACTTTTTTCACCTCAAATAGCTTGAATGCTGATGTGATTTCTGAATGAAACTTGGGCATTTCCCATACATTGGCACCAGGGTATTCTACTGTGAATGCAATTTATGGCAATTATTTAACTGTGATTGGCATTACTTCTTACTGTGCTTTAGTGAACTGTTGATAGTCACAATCCTAATGTTATCCATTGTTGTTTGTTCCAGCATAGCAACCTAACTTGCATGGAGCAATGATCTCCAAACTAGTGACTCCCATTGAGAAAAATAAGTATTGTGTTGTGTAATGTCGATTATTTTTGGTAACATGATTTCTGGTTGTGTCGTGGGTTTTTCACATCAACTATGTTCTAGAGCTATAGTGCTACCTGAAAGTTCTCGAGCAATCACTCAATTAGGGTAGTAATCACATAATGTTTGCGTCCTCCTTTTTGTCAGGCTTGGATGAATTAGgaatttttttctagaaatatGGCACTGGTTTTATGTCAGTATCCTAATTATTTGGATCTTGTCCAGCTGGAGATGGACAGAGAATTGCAATGGTGTCCAAAATTCAGCAATCTTACAGATCTGACTCTTGGTCAATGGTGTCTGGGTGCAAAATTCTCTACATTGACCATCTTCCTTCAGAACTCACCAATGCTGGAGAAGCTAACTCTCAAACTCCCAGAGGTGCATGTGTTTCAAACTCTCAAACTCACCAATCCTTGTTACATGAATGTTATGCACATGGGGCCGGAATCTGTAACTATCATCTTATAACATGCTTTTCCTGCTACAGCATGGTCTGAGCGCATCTGCAATAA is a genomic window of Phragmites australis chromosome 24, lpPhrAust1.1, whole genome shotgun sequence containing:
- the LOC133907285 gene encoding uncharacterized protein LOC133907285; the protein is MLWRRRLWLWRLSCWLTHWLSNVFLRHGFFEQLNRGCSALEDMFLYDAIIIDQEFSSQTLKALTIDYSRFSDEYQTSISIQSLVHLSMECPAGRVPSLQNMTSLVTASIRVLEENVVADTRQFLSGLSGVRNLDLNYPGKKLEMDRELQWCPKFSNLTDLTLGQWCLGAKFSTLTIFLQNSPMLEKLTLKLPEHGLSASAIIIGEPKERSFTCEHLQIVEVTCEEDNPLLNCVQDYLVAKGITSVQICIKCPSQIQREEPDFFRYEYR